In Caproiciproducens sp. NJN-50, the following are encoded in one genomic region:
- the dut gene encoding dUTP diphosphatase, whose product MKIKIKKIRENALLPTRGSNGAAGLDLYACIDEPVLIEPRGLYRIPTGVAIALPGPETVGLIFARSGLGVRHGVSLPNAVGVIDSDYRGELIVGIGNTGETSYLLSPGERFAQLVVMPVFQVELLETDDLGETVRGAGAFGSTGRYGDST is encoded by the coding sequence ATGAAAATCAAGATCAAAAAAATCAGGGAAAACGCGTTGCTGCCGACGCGCGGCAGCAACGGGGCGGCCGGTCTGGACCTGTACGCCTGCATCGACGAGCCGGTCCTGATCGAGCCGCGCGGGCTGTACCGCATCCCGACGGGCGTGGCGATCGCGCTGCCCGGCCCCGAAACGGTCGGCCTGATTTTCGCGCGCAGCGGGCTCGGCGTCCGGCACGGCGTTTCGCTGCCCAACGCCGTCGGCGTCATCGACAGCGACTACCGGGGCGAATTGATCGTAGGCATCGGCAACACGGGGGAAACTTCCTATCTTCTTTCCCCGGGAGAACGGTTCGCGCAGCTGGTCGTCATGCCCGTCTTTCAGGTGGAACTGCTTGAAACGGACGACCTGGGCGAAACGGTCCGGGGAGCGGGCGCTTTCGGGTCGACCGGAAGATACGGCGATTCTACATAG